One stretch of Bradyrhizobium canariense DNA includes these proteins:
- a CDS encoding cytochrome ubiquinol oxidase subunit I — MFEGWDAVVLARAQFAFTMSFHIVFPAFSIGLASYLAVLEALWLWTGREVFINLFNYWLKIFAIGFGMGVVSGLVMSYQFGTNWSAFSDKAGPVVGPLMAYEVLTAFFLESGFLGVMLFGLERVGHKLHFFATLMVATGTLISAFWILSANSWMQTPAGYAINADGQFVAADWLKVIFNPSFPYRLVHMVLAAYLTTALVVGAVGAFHLLRDQHLAGPRVMFSMAMWMATLVAPIQILAGDQHGLNTLEHQPAKVMAMEGHYQSHPDGAPLVLFGLPDQAAGKVKYAIEIPKLSSLVLKHSLDAPLAGLDTVPRENWPPVPITFWSFRIMVGMGMLMLCLGLLSLWMRWRGTLYQSRLLHIFAMAMGPAGFIAVIAGWVTTETGRQPFTVFGLLRTTESVSPLAAPAVGSSLLAFVIVYFIVYAAGLTYLFRLMAIPPHHGEEGPPRDIPTRAAGITPAVGVAAEGSAS, encoded by the coding sequence ATGTTCGAGGGCTGGGATGCCGTGGTGTTGGCCCGGGCGCAGTTCGCGTTCACGATGTCGTTTCACATCGTGTTTCCCGCCTTCTCGATCGGGCTTGCAAGCTATCTCGCGGTGCTTGAAGCGCTCTGGCTCTGGACCGGGCGCGAAGTCTTCATCAACCTGTTCAATTACTGGCTAAAGATCTTTGCGATCGGGTTCGGCATGGGCGTGGTCTCGGGCCTCGTGATGTCGTACCAGTTCGGCACCAACTGGTCGGCATTTTCAGACAAGGCCGGCCCCGTGGTCGGCCCGCTGATGGCCTATGAAGTGCTTACCGCGTTCTTCCTCGAATCGGGCTTTCTCGGAGTGATGCTGTTCGGACTCGAACGCGTCGGCCACAAACTGCACTTCTTCGCAACCCTGATGGTCGCCACCGGCACGCTGATTTCGGCATTCTGGATCCTTTCCGCCAATTCCTGGATGCAGACGCCGGCCGGCTACGCCATCAATGCCGACGGGCAGTTCGTCGCCGCCGACTGGCTCAAGGTCATCTTCAATCCGTCGTTTCCCTACCGTCTCGTGCATATGGTGCTGGCGGCCTATCTCACCACAGCGCTGGTGGTGGGTGCCGTCGGCGCGTTTCATCTGTTGCGCGACCAGCATCTCGCCGGTCCGCGGGTGATGTTCTCGATGGCGATGTGGATGGCGACCTTGGTCGCGCCGATCCAGATTCTCGCCGGCGATCAGCACGGCCTCAACACCCTGGAGCACCAGCCCGCCAAGGTGATGGCGATGGAAGGCCATTACCAGAGTCACCCGGACGGTGCGCCGCTGGTTTTGTTCGGCCTGCCCGACCAAGCCGCGGGCAAGGTCAAATATGCGATCGAGATTCCCAAACTATCCTCGCTTGTTCTGAAGCATTCACTCGATGCGCCGCTCGCCGGTCTCGACACGGTGCCCCGTGAAAATTGGCCGCCGGTACCGATCACCTTCTGGTCCTTCCGGATCATGGTCGGAATGGGGATGCTGATGCTGTGTCTCGGCCTGCTCAGCCTGTGGATGCGTTGGCGCGGCACGCTGTACCAATCCCGTTTATTGCACATCTTCGCGATGGCGATGGGTCCGGCGGGTTTCATTGCGGTGATCGCGGGCTGGGTCACCACCGAAACCGGCAGACAACCGTTCACGGTCTTTGGTTTGTTGCGGACGACTGAGTCCGTGTCACCGCTGGCTGCACCGGCGGTCGGTTCGTCACTACTGGCGTTCGTCATCGTCTATTTCATCGTGTATGCGGCAGGCCTGACCTACCTGTTCCGTCTGATGGCTATCCCGCCGCATCACGGCGAAGAAGGGCCGCCTCGCGATATCCCGACCCGCGCCGC